A single window of Streptomyces griseoviridis DNA harbors:
- a CDS encoding SDR family oxidoreductase, with protein MDLGLKDRVYIVTGATRGLGNATARELLADGAKVIVTGRDERRVAEAAAELGPDAVGVAVDNADADAAPRLIAAAREHFGRFDGVLVSVGGPPAGFVADLTDEQWRAAFESVFLGAVRMARGAAAELRDGGVIGFVLSGSVHEPIAGLTLSNGLRPGLAGFAKSLADELGPRGIRVVGVLPARIDTDRVRELDGMSADPAATRIANESRIPLRRYGTPEEFGRVAAFLLSPAASYLTGIMVPVDGGVRHGF; from the coding sequence ATGGATCTTGGACTGAAGGATCGGGTGTACATCGTCACCGGGGCCACCCGCGGCCTCGGCAACGCCACCGCGCGGGAGCTGCTGGCGGACGGCGCGAAGGTGATCGTCACGGGGCGTGACGAGCGGCGGGTCGCGGAGGCGGCGGCCGAACTGGGCCCGGACGCGGTGGGGGTGGCCGTCGACAACGCGGACGCCGACGCGGCGCCCCGGCTGATCGCCGCCGCCCGCGAGCACTTCGGGCGCTTCGACGGCGTCCTGGTGAGCGTGGGGGGCCCGCCCGCCGGGTTCGTCGCCGATCTCACCGACGAGCAGTGGCGGGCGGCGTTCGAGTCGGTGTTCCTCGGCGCGGTGCGGATGGCGCGGGGCGCGGCGGCCGAGCTGCGGGACGGGGGTGTGATCGGGTTCGTGCTGTCGGGGTCGGTGCACGAGCCGATCGCCGGGCTGACCCTGTCGAACGGGCTGCGGCCCGGCCTCGCCGGGTTCGCGAAGTCCCTCGCGGACGAGCTGGGGCCGCGCGGCATCCGGGTGGTCGGGGTGCTGCCCGCCCGGATCGACACGGACCGGGTGCGGGAGCTGGACGGGATGTCGGCCGACCCGGCGGCCACCCGGATCGCCAACGAGTCGCGCATTCCGCTGCGCCGTTACGGCACCCCGGAAGAGTTCGGCCGGGTGGCGGCCTTCCTGCTG